From the Bacteroidota bacterium genome, the window CAAAAGCAAAGCATAAAAAACGAAAACGTCACAAAACGAATGTGCATTACGGTATGAAGCGAAAAAAGAAGCATCGGAGAAAACACAATAAAGCTACCGCCTGTCCTTCGTTTCATAAAAAGAGAACCAACAATCATTGGTAAAGTCCTTAAATACTACGTTTTAATTTTGCCGAATGTATGCTTGCATTTAATTCAAAACCGAGCAAAATAATAATGGCGTTGAAGTAAATCCAAAGCATAATAACAATAAGAGTTCCAATGGAACCATATAGTTTGTTGTAATTTCCAAAGTGATTTACATAAAATGAAAAGCAAAGCGATGCGACAATGGATAATAAGGTCGCAAAAGTAGATCCTGCCGAAATAAATTTCCATTTAAGTTTTTGATCAGGTCCCAGGTAGTACAGAAATGAAAAGGCACAAAAAAATAATCCGAGTATGATGAGCCACTTGCCTATTAATAACAAGGAAATTGTAAAACTATCTACTAGCAAGTGTTTACTCACCAAATAATCTAGTGCAACTTCGCTAAACACAATCAAGGTAATAGCAATTAATATCAGAAACGTTAAAATAAATACCAAGGCAACCGAAATACCTCTGATTTTCCACATGCTGCGTGTTTCAATAGATTGATTCGATTTGTTAAATGCACTTATCATGGCATGAATTCCATCGGTTGCTAAATAAAGGGCGAAAAAAAATCCAAATGAAAGCAAATCGCCTCGTTGATGTTTTACTAGATCTTCAAAGGTTTCGCGAGTTGCTTCGTAGGCATTTTTAGGTAAAATGTCGCGTAACAAAATCAGCAATTGATCCTGAAAATCATCAATGGGTATGTAGGGAATAAGTGTAATTAAAAAGATAATGCTTGGAAAAATTGCTAGAAAAAACTTAAAAGCGAGAGAGGAAGCACGAGTTGTTATTGAGCCGTTTTGAATTCCTTTGAGAAAGAAAGAGGAAACATCGTAAAGCGGCATTCCTTCGAATCCGGGAATAACCAACTGTTTTGACAGCGTAAGAATAAATTGGACCGGAGCGGAAGCAAGTATTTTTTTCTTAATTCTTTCAACCATGCTTTAATTATATAGCTTTTAAGCTGAGGTCAATACTTTTTACTGAATGCGTAAGTGCGCCTACCGAAATATAATCAACTCCACAGAGTGCATAATCTCGAATTGTTTCGATGGTTATTCCCCCGCTGGCTTCAGTTTCGTATTTACGGTTAATTAAGGCAACAGCAGTTTTTAAATCGGCAATCGAAAAATTATCGAGCATAATTCGATGAATATTTCCGGTTGAGAGTATCAGATTTACTTCTGCAAGATTTCTGGCCTCTACCTCAATTTTTAAATTTAAGTGATGCAGTTTCAAATACTCATTTGCAGCAACAATGGCTTTTACAACACCGCCGGCGTAATCTGAGTGATTGTCTTTTATCATAATCATATCATACAGTCCAAAACGATGATTTTCGCCTCCTCCAATTTTTACTGCCATTTTTTCAA encodes:
- a CDS encoding YihY/virulence factor BrkB family protein, with protein sequence MVERIKKKILASAPVQFILTLSKQLVIPGFEGMPLYDVSSFFLKGIQNGSITTRASSLAFKFFLAIFPSIIFLITLIPYIPIDDFQDQLLILLRDILPKNAYEATRETFEDLVKHQRGDLLSFGFFFALYLATDGIHAMISAFNKSNQSIETRSMWKIRGISVALVFILTFLILIAITLIVFSEVALDYLVSKHLLVDSFTISLLLIGKWLIILGLFFCAFSFLYYLGPDQKLKWKFISAGSTFATLLSIVASLCFSFYVNHFGNYNKLYGSIGTLIVIMLWIYFNAIIILLGFELNASIHSAKLKRSI
- the nadC gene encoding carboxylating nicotinate-nucleotide diphosphorylase, translated to MTVQDFITNALAEDIGSGDHTSLACIPAQAKSKAHLLVKENGILAGIEIAKQIFKQVDASLTLQIFINDGATVKKGDVAFHVEGKAQSILKAERLVLNCMQRMSGIATSTRAIVSKLEGLPTKVLDTRKTTPGMRLLEKMAVKIGGGENHRFGLYDMIMIKDNHSDYAGGVVKAIVAANEYLKLHHLNLKIEVEARNLAEVNLILSTGNIHRIMLDNFSIADLKTAVALINRKYETEASGGITIETIRDYALCGVDYISVGALTHSVKSIDLSLKAI